The genomic segment CGACACAGAAAGGAATTCCAGAAACAGCGGCAGATAATCCGGCAGTTCGTTGGCGGCGATTCTGAAACCCTGCCGGGCGTAATATTCCATAAGATCAACCATGGCCGGACCGCGGTCCCGGCTTTCGCCGTGAACATGTTCAAACAGATACAGGGAATGAGACCGTCCCCTGTCAAACAGGGACACGTACTCTTCCTGGATGGAGAGGATATCGTGACGGGCCAGATCATCCATGAACACAAACAGCGGTTTGCGAATTTTTTCGGGGATCAGCCCCTCATCAACAAGAATGGTTTTCATCTCGGCCATATGCTGCTGCAGTTCCTCATGGGGATATGTCAACAACAGCCCGAGGACTTTAAACGTACGCATCATGATTTCCTTATGTTGCCGTTCATGGTGTTTTTGTGGGTCGGACCGCCAAACAGTCCCCCGGTGCGCGCCGCCCCCCCGGCACAGCCATTGCCAAAGCTGAAACCGCAGGCGGAACGGGTTTCAAAGGCAATGTCATTATCAAACGGGGTCTGACCGGCATATTCCCGGTGGTTGGTGGGGATCACAAAACGGTCTTCATACTCCGCCAGCGCCATGATCCTGTACATTTCCTCTACGGTTTTGGCCTCCAGCTCAACCCGTTCAAGCGCCCTTATATCCCCATTTCCGTTGATGGTTTTGGCCCGCATATAGCTGCGCATGGCCAGCATGCGCTCCAGCGCGTGCACCACCGGTTGTTCCCGGCCACCCGTCAGCATATTGGCAAGATATTTCACTGGAATGCGCAGATTTTTCACATCCGGCATGATGTCATCCCCAGCGATCTTGCCCTCTGTATGGGCGCTTTGAATGGGGGAAAGCGGCGGAATATACCAGACCATCGGCAGGGTGCGGTATTCGGGATGCAACGGGAAAGCCACCTTCCAGTCAATCGCCATTTTATAGACCGGCGATTTTTTTGCCGCCTCAAGCCAGCTGTCGGGCACGCCATCCTTGCGGGCCTGTTCAATCACCTTGGGATCATGCGGGTCAAGGAAGATGTCGCACTGGGCTTGATACAGGTCCCCTTCATCCGCCGTCGCGGCCGCTTCCTCGATACGGTCCGCGTCATACAACAACACGCCAAGATAGCGGATGCGTCCGACGCAGGTTTCCGAACATATAGTCGGATCACCGTTTTCAATACGCGGGAAACAGAAAGTGCATTTTTCCGATTTGCCAGACTGCCAGTTGAAATAGATCTTTTTGTAAGGGCAGCCAGACACACACATGCGCCAGCCCCGGCATTTGTCCTGGTCGATGAGCACAATGCCGTCTTCCTCGCGTTTATAGATGGCACCAGAAGGACAGGCCGCCACGCAGGTCGGGTTCAGGCAATGCTCGCACAGCCGCGGCAGATACATCAGGAAGGTGTTTTCAAACTGACCATAAATATCCTTCTCAACATCTTTGAAGTTATAGTCCCGGGAACGTTTTTCGAACTCGCCGCCGAGAATCTCCTCCCAGTTGGGCCCCCATTCCGGTTTTTCCATTTTCTCTCCGGTAATGGCGGAATGGGCCCGCGCCGTCGGCGGTGTCTTCACGTCGCCCGCCGTTTGCAGATGGGCGTAATCAAACGTGAAGGGTTCATAATAGTCGTCAATTTCCGGCAGGTCCGGATTGGCAAAGATTTTGGCCAGGAGCCGGAACTTTCCGCCCATTTTCGGCTGGATCTTGCCATTGGACTTGCGCACCCAGCCGCCGTTCCAGCGGTCCTGGTTTTCCCATTCCCGCGGATACCCCACACCGGGTTTGCTTTCCACATTGTTGAACCAGGCATATTCAACGCCTTCACGGCTCGTCCAGACATTCTTGCAGGTCACCGAACAGGTGTGGCACCCGATACATTTGTCCAGATTGAGAACCATCCCGATTTGTGCACGTATCTTCATTTCTGCTACTCCTATTCCGCGACCTGAACAGATGTGTCACCATCCGCCGGGTCTTCGCCCCACTCCACATTTTCGGCCTTGCGCACGACCACAAACTCGTCCCGGTTGGATCCAACCGTACCGTAGTAGTTAAATCCGTAAGACAGTTGCGCATACCCGCCGATCATATGGGTGGGTTTGAGCACCGCCCGGGTGACGGAATTATGAATGCCGCCGCGGGCGCCAGTGATTTTGGACAAGGGGGTGTTAACGATTTTCTCCTGGGCGTGATACATCATCGTCATGCCTTCGGGCACCCGCTGGGACACCACGGCCCGGGCCATAATCACGCCGTTGCTGTTATACAGCTCCAGCCAGTCGTTATCTTTCACGTCCATCTTGCGGGCGTCGGTTTCTGAAATCCACACCACCGGCCCCCCCCGGTTCAGCGTCAGCATCAACAGGTTGTCGCTGTAGGTGGAGTGAATGCCCCATTTCTGGTGCGGCGTGATCCAGTTGAGCACCACTTGTTTTTTGCCGTCACCATATTTGTCGATCACCGGTGCGATGGTTTTGGTGTTCACCGGCGGCTTGTAGACGCAAAAGCCCTCGCCGAAATCGCGCATCCATTCATGGTCCTGATAGAATTGCTGGCGACCGGTTAGCGTGCGCCACGGGATCAGTTCATGCACATTGGTATATCCCGCATTATAACTGACATGTTCATCCTCAAGACCGGACCAGGTGGGTGAAGAAATGATCTTCCTCGGCTGCGCCTTGATGTCATGGAAGCGGATCTTCTCTTCCTGTTTCGGTTTGGCAAGATGGGTATGTTTACGACCCGTCACCTCGCCCAGTGCCGCCCATGATTTTACAGCCACATTGCCATTGGTTTCCGGCGCGAGGGAAAGCACCACTTCCGTGGCATCCACATCCGTAACAATTTTCGGCAGCCCCTCATTAACCCCAGGGTCATTGTGAGTGCCGTTCAGGCGCGCCAGCAATTCCACCTCCTCATCGGTGTTCCAGCTGATGCCCTTGCCGCCATTGCCCAGTTTCCCCATCAGCGGACCAAGCGCGGTAAAACGCTTATAGGTATTGGGATAATCCCGGGTGACTTCCACAAGGGCGGGCATGGTTTTGCCCGGAATGGGTTCGCATTCGCCTTTTTTCCAGTCGGCCACGCCCAGGGGTTGCGCCAGTTCACCCGGCGTATCATGCAAAATGGGCAGGGTGACGACATCCTTTTCCACGCCCAGATGTCCCTCGCAAACTTCCGAGAATTTTTCTGCAATCCCGCGGTAAATGTCCCAGTCGCTGCGGCTTTCCCAAGCCGGATCC from the Luteithermobacter gelatinilyticus genome contains:
- the narJ gene encoding nitrate reductase molybdenum cofactor assembly chaperone; this encodes MMRTFKVLGLLLTYPHEELQQHMAEMKTILVDEGLIPEKIRKPLFVFMDDLARHDILSIQEEYVSLFDRGRSHSLYLFEHVHGESRDRGPAMVDLMEYYARQGFRIAANELPDYLPLFLEFLSVSPFAEAQELLGDTVHIIATIGAKMKVKGSSYRHVFRALEALSSVKVDKKIVQQAMDDAAREDTSLEALDREWEEAPAFDGTDTADCNLCPQVTRHRAGRSGASSPHHS
- the narH gene encoding nitrate reductase subunit beta, with amino-acid sequence MKIRAQIGMVLNLDKCIGCHTCSVTCKNVWTSREGVEYAWFNNVESKPGVGYPREWENQDRWNGGWVRKSNGKIQPKMGGKFRLLAKIFANPDLPEIDDYYEPFTFDYAHLQTAGDVKTPPTARAHSAITGEKMEKPEWGPNWEEILGGEFEKRSRDYNFKDVEKDIYGQFENTFLMYLPRLCEHCLNPTCVAACPSGAIYKREEDGIVLIDQDKCRGWRMCVSGCPYKKIYFNWQSGKSEKCTFCFPRIENGDPTICSETCVGRIRYLGVLLYDADRIEEAAATADEGDLYQAQCDIFLDPHDPKVIEQARKDGVPDSWLEAAKKSPVYKMAIDWKVAFPLHPEYRTLPMVWYIPPLSPIQSAHTEGKIAGDDIMPDVKNLRIPVKYLANMLTGGREQPVVHALERMLAMRSYMRAKTINGNGDIRALERVELEAKTVEEMYRIMALAEYEDRFVIPTNHREYAGQTPFDNDIAFETRSACGFSFGNGCAGGAARTGGLFGGPTHKNTMNGNIRKS